In a genomic window of Vigna angularis cultivar LongXiaoDou No.4 chromosome 6, ASM1680809v1, whole genome shotgun sequence:
- the LOC108344888 gene encoding putative F-box protein PP2-B12, whose translation MLTNNNNKVMVVEAEEGGAGGGEFDHLPEGCIANILSFTSPRDVFVLSLVSSSFRSAAQSDVVWERFLPSDLHAMVSQSSKPLSYSSKKELYLHLCHNPLLIDGGQKSFALDKPSARKCYMLSARSLSIVWGNTPRYWKWTSVPATRFWEVAELVSVCWLEIKGGIKGRMLSPNTLYGAYLVFKQRSGGAYGFENQPVEVSVGVAGEGEARRRTVYLETATPRRPRHQIVPRIFSRVRSRFLDSFDAAPPPPSRVDDSAVGGEHPKERDDGWMEVELGDFFNGGGGGEEEVEIGVYEVKSGEWKGGILVQGIEIRPKNKN comes from the exons ATGCTTACCAATAACAATAACAAGGTCATGGTTGTGGAAGCCGAAGAAGGTGGTGCTGGCGGCGGCGAGTTCGACCATCTCCCAGAAGGTTGCATAGCGAACATACTTTCGTTCACCAGTCCTCGTGATGTCTTCGTTCTGTCTTTGGTGTCATCCTCCTTCAGATCCGCCGCACAATCCGACGTGGTATGGGAGAGATTCCTCCCCTCCGATTTGCACGCCATGGTTTCCCAATCCTCGAAACCTCTTTCTTACTCTTCCAAGAAGGAACTCTACCTCCACCTATGTCATAATCCCCTCCTCATCGACGGTGGTCAAAAG AGCTTTGCACTCGATAAACCCAGCGCCAGAAAATGCTACATGCTCTCTGCTAGAAGTCTCTCCATTGTTTGGGGAAACACTCCTAGGTACTGGAAATGGACTTCGGTTCCAGCGACCAG GTTTTGGGAGGTGGCGGAACTTGTTAGTGTGTGTTGGTTGGAAATAAAGGGAGGGATCAAAGGTCGCATGTTGTCCCCGAATACGTTGTACGGGGCATACCTTGTGTTTAAGCAAAGGAGTGGCGGCGCCTACGGGTTTGAGAACCAACCGGTTGAAGTGTCGGTTGGGGTTGCCGGAGAAGGGGAAGCTCGGCGGCGAACGGTGTACTTGGAGACAGCGACACCTCGAAGGCCACGTCACCAGATTGTTCCTCGAATATTCAGCCGTGTTCGTTCTCGTTTTCTGGATAGTTTTGATGCGGCACCGCCTCCACCGTCCCGTGTTGATGATTCGGCGGTGGGAGGTGAGCATCCGAAGGAGAGAGACGATGGGTGGATGGAGGTGGAATTGGGTGACTTCTTCAACGGCGGCGGCGGAGGAGAGGAAGAGGTGGAGATTGGTGTGTACGAGGTGAAGAGTGGGGAATGGAAAGGGGGCATTCTCGTGCAAGGAATCGAGATAAGGCccaagaacaaaaattaa